The window TGCGGCAGGCGATTGGGATTACGGCAAAGACAATGCCCACATCAATGTGCCTGAAGAAACCGCGCTTCATTTGGTGCGCCGCGTGCTGGATGACGGTGTCGACACTGCCTATTCCTACCGGATGCAAGCTGACCATGGCGTGACGCAGCCGCTGCATTTCCTGTGCGGCGGGCAGCTGGACCGCTATCCGACCATCCCGATTTTTATTAATGGCGCAGCAGCGCCGATGCCGACCGCCAAGCGAACCATCGCTTTGGGACGCGCTGTTGGACAATTTATTCAGTCTTTAAATCTTGAAAATGAACGAGTCCTAATTTTAGGGACAGGCGGGCTTTCACATGATCCGCCGACACCGCAAATGGGCGCTGTACCGCCAGAAGTGGAAGAGTTTCTGATTTGCGGCCGCAACCCAAGCGCTGAAGCGCGTCATGCGCGCCAAGCCAAGATCATTGCCGTGGGGCAAAAACTGGCAGCCGGCGATCAATCTGTCGCTGTGCCGCTCAATCCTGAGTGGGATATTGCGCTGCTGGAAAAATTCAAGCAGGCTGACTTTGCAGCCCTTGAAGCCATGAGCGAGGCGGATATCCGCCGTGATGGCGGGCGCGGCGGGCAGGAAGTCCGTTCTTGGATGGCGGCATTTGCAGCCTTGCATGAAATTGGGGACTATGAGATGACCACGCACTGCTATGAAGACATCAGCGAGTGGATTGCGGGCTTTGGCATTGTATCGGCAGAGTTAAAAGGTTAATTAAATGAGCAATATCGAAACCATCGTCATCATCGGTGCAGGGCAGGCAGGCGCAAGCGCGATTTTAGAACTCCGCGGCAGTAAGTTTGAGGGCAAAATCATCCTGATTGGGGATGAAGCGCATTTGCCTTATGAGCGTCCGCCTTTGTCAAAGGATGTGATTTTAAAGCCCGATGAAACCAAGGTTGAGATTTTATCGGAAGAGAAGTTGGCAGCCTTGGGTGTGGAACATATTCGCGGCAATGGCGCAGTCAAAATTAACCCTGAAGCAAAAACTGTTGAACTGCAAAAGGGCGATGTGATTGCTTATGACAAACTGCTGCTTGCCACAGGCGGCGCCGCGCGACGCTTGCCGAATTTCGATGCGCTCGGCCAACACGTTTATACCCTGCGCAATTTGGAAGATTCGCAAGCGCTGGTGCCGGTGCTCCAGGCAGGGCAGCGGATTGTCTTGATTGGCGGCGGGGTGATTGGCTTAGAGTTGGCTTCCTCTGCGCGCTTTAAAGATTGCCAGGTGACCGTGATTGAAATGGGGCCGATGGTGATGGGGCGTTCATCTCCCCGGATCTTAAGCGAGTTTTTATTGGCGCAGCAGCGCCTCGCGGGTGTCGATGTCCGCCTTTCAAGCTCAATTGCAGGCTGCCGCCTTGAGCAAAATCCGCAAGGTGAAGAAGTTGTGATTAGCTTAGAAGGCGGTGAGGAGCTGCGTGCGGATGCAGTGATTTACGGCATTGGCATTGTGCCGAATGCACAGCTGGCGGCAGAGGCTGGTTTAGCGGTTGATGTTGCCATTCAAGTGAATGAGCATGGGCAAACCTCAAACCCAGATATTTACGCAGCAGGCGATGTGGCCACGCAGCTTCGTGCGGATGGGCAGTACCGCCGTGTTGAAACATGGGAAAATGCCAATCTGCAGGCTGGAATTTTTGCGCGCCATATTATGGGCATTCAGCATCCGGCGCCGAATCCTGCATGGTTCTGGACGGATCAGCTCGATATCAACTATCAGTTCGCCGGCGATATGGCGGCAGAAGAGTGGATTGTCCGCGGGGAAATTCAGCCTGAGCAGCGCGCAGCCTCTTCATTTGTCCTGTTCGGCGTAACCGATGGCATCATTGTGGGCGGAATTACCGTCAATGCAGCCAAAGAAATGCGCCATTTGAAAAAGATGATCGCCAAACAAGCCGTGTTTGAAGCGGAAAAGCATCTTGATTTAAGCCTGGACTTGCGCAAAGCCGCCTAAGTCCTGCGCGCTTTAATTTAAGCAGGCCTCTGCTATGCGCCGGCCTGCTTTTTTTATTGGGCCTGAAAATCAGCACAGCGCAGGTGATCACGGGGCGGGCTTTATTTTGGGCCTTGGCTAGAATTTAACTTGCGGCAGAACAGTCTATGAACTCAAATTCATCCTCAATGCTCGCCACGGCCGGCATTTATGCTTTGCTGGTGCTGATTTGGGCTGCAACGCCGCTGGCGATTGTGTGGAGCGTGGCGGAAGTCCATCCGATGTGGGTGCTGATCATCCGCTACTTCGGCGCTTCGCTCATCGCATTGCTGCTGCTGAAGCTGATGCGTGATCCGCTGCCTTTTGATGCCGCCTCGCTGAAAAGCTATCTGGCGGGCAGCCTGAATTTAATCGGCGCGCAGCTGTTTATTTATCTGGCGGCCGGCTATCTGACCTCCGGCCTGATGGCGCTGCTTTTCGGCTTTTCGCCGCTGATTGCCGGCTTAATCGGCCATATGGTTTTAAAAACCCAGAAGCTGATCGGGCTGCAATGGCTGGGCATGGCCATTGCGGTGGGCGGGCTCAGCTTTGTCTTTGCTGATTCTGCAGACAGCAGAGTCAATCCCATCGGCATTGCGCTGATGCTGATCAGCATTGTGTCCTATATCAGCTCAATCTTTTGGGTGAAGCGGATTGATGCGCCCCTCAGTCCGATGTCGCAGGCCGCCGGTTCGCTGATCATTTCCGCGCTTGGCTCGCTAATATTGATCCCATTTATTTGGCGGCATTTCCCAGCGCAGCTGCCCGGCCTGCATGCCGTCATCGGCTTCTTATTTACCATGATCATGTCGTCAATTGTCGCGATGCTGTGCTATTTCTGGCTGATCCGCCGTTTGGCGGCTTCAGCGGTAGCGCTGAGCAATGTGATGACCCCGGTGATTGCATTGGCTTTAGGCGCGGCGCTGAATCATGAACAGGTCAGCCCGCGCGCTTTTATCGGCATTGCCGCGGTAATGCTGGGCATTCTGATGTATTTCTGGACAGACTGGCGCCGGCAGTATTTTGCCAAGTTTTCACGCTAGGCTGCAGTGGCGCTAGCTTTCAGCTGCCGGCCTTGGAGCTTCCGCAATCCGCAGCAGCTGGATTGCGCAGGCTGAAAGCGCCGCCATCGCACCATTCATGACAAAGGGGTTGAACGCCTTGCTGAAATAAAGCGGCTCCAGCGCAATGATCAGCAGGCTCAGGCCCAGCATCGCCAGAATATTCAGGCCGTGCAGCAGCCGGGACGGCTTGAGCATCAGCAGCAGGCATCCGAACATCATTTCCGCGGCGCCTGACAGCTGCATCAGCCTAAGCGCAAGGCCTGCATCAAAACCCTGCAGCAGCCAGATGCGCAGCTCATCCTGCGCCTGAAACAGAATTTTGGGCACCAGCCCCTGATAAATCCAGAGCGCAGCCAGGCTGAGCTGAATCGTCCTGATTGGCGGCTGCAGCGTCCGCTTAAGATTCACGGACAGCATTTTCCAGAAAATGGCGCTTATTTTCAGCGCTGGGAATCAGGCATTGACTGGTTTTGCCAAACAGCCGGTAGCGGTTCAGCGCAACCCGGCGGTAAAGGAAATCCCGCACTGGCCGTGGAATGGCGTAGCCCGCATCCATTAGGACAAAGGGCCAGCCCAGATAATGCATGGCTTTCAGCAGCGCGGTGGATTCGGTATGCAGCTGGCCGTTCAGAATGACGAGCATGGTGGTGTAATGCGCCGTAGACATGCCGTAATGCTGCAGAATCGCTTCGCCCAGCGGCGACTGCGCAGAGGCCAGCTTGAATTTGGCTTGCGGATCATGCCTGATCAGGAATTTGGCCCAGCCATTGCAGATCACGCAAACGGCGTCAAACAGGATGATGTCATGCTGCTGAATCATGGCGGCGGTATTGTTTTGCATAGCTTTATTTATTGTTGAGGCTTCAGGCCAATATAGCGGAGCTGCAGGGGGAAGGACAGGAAAATTTGCGCAGGCGGACAGCTTTCTGCGGCAGCTAGACAGGAGGCTGCCGGGGCAAAATCCATGATCGGTTTATGCGCAGGGCCTGATCAAAATATCCAATCGCGCCGGCTGCTGCCCGCATCGGCTGTGGCGCTGCGGAAATTGCCCCGCATCTTTTTGAAAATTAAAAAGTCTTTTTTTCTTAATGTGTTAGATAGGCAAATTCGATTGTATCCATTCGTTAAATTTGCTTTAGCTTGCCAAGGAAAACCGCTATGTTGATGGAGTAAATCATGCAGAAACAATTCAAGTAAAAAATCACTTTAAGACAATTGTGGAGCTTAAACATGACGGATAATTCGCAAGCTGCAGGCAAATGCCCCTTTCATCAGCAGGGAGGCAATACCAGCATCGCCAGCTCAAATACCGGCTGGTGGCCGAATGCCTTGAATCTTGACATCCTGTCGCAGCACGACAGCAAAACCAATCCGCTTGACCCCGGCTTTGACTATGCCGAAGCCTTTAAATCGCTGGATCTGGAGGCGGTAAAGCAGGACCTGCGCGAGCTGATCAGCAGCAGCCAGGACTGGTGGCCGTCCGATTACGGTAGCTACATCGGCATGTTTGTGCGCACGGCATGGCATCTGGCCGGCTCATACCGCAAGCAGGACGGGCGCGGCGGCGCCAATACCGGCAACCAGCGCTTTGCGCCGCTGAACAGCTGGCCGGATAACGTCAATACCGACAAAGGCCGGCGC is drawn from Acinetobacter sp. WCHAc010034 and contains these coding sequences:
- a CDS encoding 3-carboxyethylcatechol 2,3-dioxygenase yields the protein MAVKLICASHSPLMEFAAPQDRAQEQKVRETFSKLAAEVAAYDPTLIIAFGPDHFNGFFYDLMPSFCVGIRATAAGDWDYGKDNAHINVPEETALHLVRRVLDDGVDTAYSYRMQADHGVTQPLHFLCGGQLDRYPTIPIFINGAAAPMPTAKRTIALGRAVGQFIQSLNLENERVLILGTGGLSHDPPTPQMGAVPPEVEEFLICGRNPSAEARHARQAKIIAVGQKLAAGDQSVAVPLNPEWDIALLEKFKQADFAALEAMSEADIRRDGGRGGQEVRSWMAAFAALHEIGDYEMTTHCYEDISEWIAGFGIVSAELKG
- the hcaD gene encoding 3-phenylpropionate/cinnamic acid dioxygenase ferredoxin--NAD(+) reductase subunit; this encodes MSNIETIVIIGAGQAGASAILELRGSKFEGKIILIGDEAHLPYERPPLSKDVILKPDETKVEILSEEKLAALGVEHIRGNGAVKINPEAKTVELQKGDVIAYDKLLLATGGAARRLPNFDALGQHVYTLRNLEDSQALVPVLQAGQRIVLIGGGVIGLELASSARFKDCQVTVIEMGPMVMGRSSPRILSEFLLAQQRLAGVDVRLSSSIAGCRLEQNPQGEEVVISLEGGEELRADAVIYGIGIVPNAQLAAEAGLAVDVAIQVNEHGQTSNPDIYAAGDVATQLRADGQYRRVETWENANLQAGIFARHIMGIQHPAPNPAWFWTDQLDINYQFAGDMAAEEWIVRGEIQPEQRAASSFVLFGVTDGIIVGGITVNAAKEMRHLKKMIAKQAVFEAEKHLDLSLDLRKAA
- a CDS encoding DMT family transporter; this encodes MNSNSSSMLATAGIYALLVLIWAATPLAIVWSVAEVHPMWVLIIRYFGASLIALLLLKLMRDPLPFDAASLKSYLAGSLNLIGAQLFIYLAAGYLTSGLMALLFGFSPLIAGLIGHMVLKTQKLIGLQWLGMAIAVGGLSFVFADSADSRVNPIGIALMLISIVSYISSIFWVKRIDAPLSPMSQAAGSLIISALGSLILIPFIWRHFPAQLPGLHAVIGFLFTMIMSSIVAMLCYFWLIRRLAASAVALSNVMTPVIALALGAALNHEQVSPRAFIGIAAVMLGILMYFWTDWRRQYFAKFSR
- a CDS encoding DoxX-like family protein; this encodes MNLKRTLQPPIRTIQLSLAALWIYQGLVPKILFQAQDELRIWLLQGFDAGLALRLMQLSGAAEMMFGCLLLMLKPSRLLHGLNILAMLGLSLLIIALEPLYFSKAFNPFVMNGAMAALSACAIQLLRIAEAPRPAAES
- a CDS encoding thiol-disulfide oxidoreductase DCC family protein, with the translated sequence MQNNTAAMIQQHDIILFDAVCVICNGWAKFLIRHDPQAKFKLASAQSPLGEAILQHYGMSTAHYTTMLVILNGQLHTESTALLKAMHYLGWPFVLMDAGYAIPRPVRDFLYRRVALNRYRLFGKTSQCLIPSAENKRHFLENAVRES